The proteins below are encoded in one region of Coffea arabica cultivar ET-39 chromosome 4c, Coffea Arabica ET-39 HiFi, whole genome shotgun sequence:
- the LOC113739073 gene encoding zinc finger BED domain-containing protein RICESLEEPER 2-like, translated as MYSSPFNSFQGSSSSPTMEQNNEDVEQLNYNEERADEMSEEEIEIIEDDGNEGGQQVDGDGGAGPFEKKQRKKKSSIWDDMTEVVLDNGTVKVKCNHCKELFTKSTTGATSQHKRHLTSCLQRKMAIGEQSKQKQQVLSFTEGGSDGITSITNFSYDHAKVRELASHMILEHEYPFSMMEHVVFNKFMKAVSPFYKKINRQTVKEDCMSTYTIEKRKLKSLLKGAGRISITTDLWKSGQKIQYMVVTGHFIDSDWVLQKRVLNFCNVSPPHTGVIIADALSKCFIDWGIENKVASITVDNASYNDVCIRRLREDFSLRKRLSIGGKIFHVRCCAHILNLLVQDGLGQLGGVIDVVREGIKYLNNSEFRLLEFAKIKKQLQLPSRKLILDCPTRWNSTYLMLASGLEFKDVFPRYADIDPGFHYAPTDFEWMKVEEVCKFLGIFHEITDMISGSEYPTANIFLVELYRIKELLNEKALDPFEHIRAMAGSMSAKFDKYWGESNVLLSLGAILDPRYKMFLINHAFPVIYGEDAAPRFMAEIRDILYELYNEYVDCHVVSHSEQQRQVVKRRQNEGSTSSSKKQKMTAPAVLTGKEKFHMHVSEIDRAPPEKSDLDVYLEESRYACDARANLDVLGWWKGERLRFPILSRMAADILSVPVTTVASESTFSAGGRVIDDRQASMSVETVQMLLCGNDWIRSLHGLKNKSRESLDVAESITFEEVELPESFND; from the exons ATGTACAGCTCTCCATTCAACTCATTTCAAGGTTCATCATCAAGTCCTACGATGGAGCAAAATAATGAAGACGTGGAACAATTGAATTACAACGAAGAAAGAGCTGATGAGATGAGTGAAGAAGAAATAGAAATAATAGAAGATGATGGCAATGAAGGAGGACAGCAAGTAGATGGAGATGGAGGAGCTGGTCCTTTTGAGAAAaagcaaaggaagaagaaatccAGCATATGGGATGATATGACTGAAGTAGTGCTAGATAATGGGACGGTCAAAGTGAAGTGCAACCATTGCAAGGAGCTTTTCACCAAGAGTACAACCGGAGCCACATCTCAGCACAAGAGACACCTGACTTCTTGCCTCCAAAGAAAGATGGCCATTGGGGAGCAAAGCAAACAAAAGCAACAAGTGCTTTCATTCACCGAAGGTGGAAGTGATGGTATCACTTCCATCACAAATTTCTCGTATGATCATgccaaggtaagagagcttgcGTCACACATGATTCTTGAACATGAGTACCCCTTTTCTATGATGGAGCATGTAGTTttcaacaaattcatgaaagcaGTTTCTCCGTTTTATAAAAAGATTAATCGGCAGACTGTTAAGGAAGATTGTATGAGTACTTATACAATTGAAAAAAGGAAGCTGAAATCATTGTTGAAAGGTGCTGGTAGGATTAGTATTACAACTGATTTGTGGAAATCTGgtcaaaaaattcaatatatGGTTGTGACTGGTCATTTTATTGATTCTGATTGGGTGCTTCAAAAACGTGTattgaatttttgcaatgttTCTCCTCCTCATACTGGAGTTATTATAGCTGATGCTCTAAGTAAGTGCTTCATTGATTGGGGGATTGAGAATAAGGTTGCTAGCATAACTGTTGATAATGCTTCATACAATGATGTGTGCATTAGGAGACTTAGAGAGGATTTTTCTCTAAGAAAGAGATTAAGTATTGGAGGAAAAATTTTTCATGTTAGATGTTGTGCACATATACTTAATCTCTTAGTGCAAGATGGTCTTGGTCAACTTGGTGGTGTGATTGATGTTGTTAGAGAAGGGATAAAATACTTGAACAATTCAGAATTTAGGCTTCTTGAATTTgccaaaattaaaaaacagCTTCAGTTGCCCTCTAGAAAACTAATTTTGGACTGTCCAACAAGGTGGAATAGCACTTATTTGATGTTAGCTTCAGGTTTAGAGTTCAAGGATGTCTTTCCAAGATATGCAGACATAGACCCTGGATTTCACTATGCTCCTACTGATTTTGAGTGGATGAAAGTGGAAGAAGTGTGCAAATTTCTAGGAATATTTCATGAAATCACTGATATGATTTCCGGGTCTGAGTATCCAACAGCTAACATTTTTCTTGTGGAGCTCTATAGGATTAAAGAGCTTTTAAATGAAAAAGCTCTTGATCCTTTTGAGCATATTCGGGCAATGGCTGGAAGTATGTCTGCTAAATTTGATAAGTATTGGGGGGAAAGTAATGTGCTGCTATCTTTGGGTGCAATTTTGGATCCGAGATACAAAATGTTCCTTATTAATCATGCTTTTCCGGTGATTTATGGTGAGGATGCAGCTCCTAGATTCATGGCTGAGATTAGAGACATTCTTTATGAGCTTTACAATGAATATGTTGATTGTCATGTTGTTTCCCATTCTGAACAACAAAGGCAGGTTGTAAAAAGGAGACAAAATGAAGGTTCTACTTCTTCTAGTAAGAAACAGAAAATGACTGCACCCGCCGTTTTAACTGGCAAAGAAAAATTTCACATGCATGTGAGTGAAATTGATAGGGCTCCACCAGAAAAATCAGATTTAGATGTTTATTTAGAGGAAAGTAGGTATGCTTGTGATGCAAGGGCAAATCTGGATGTTTTGGGTTGGTGGAAAGGAGAAAGATTGAGATTTCCCATCTTGTCGAGGATGGCTGCCGATATACTCTCCGTTCCTGTTACCACTGTGGCGTCAGAATCTACCTTCAGCGCTGGAGGGAGAGTAATTGATGATCGACAAGCTTCTATGTCGGTTGAGACGGTGCAAATGTTGCTTTGCGGCAATGATTGGATCCGCAGTCTTCATGGCCTAAAGAACAAGTCTCGT GAATCACTTGATGTGGCCGAATCAATCACATTTGAAGAAGTTGAACTTCCTGAATCATTCAATGACTAA